The following are encoded together in the Parvularculales bacterium genome:
- the glmS gene encoding glutamine--fructose-6-phosphate transaminase (isomerizing), protein MCGIVGIASEEPVARTITEALKRLEYRGYDSAGVATLINGTIERRRVKGKLDGLVGSLNESPLPGETGIGHTRWATHGAPSAENAHPHSTGDVAIVHNGIIENYRALRDRLTDHGMRFETPTDSEVIAVLATYYYRDQGLAPPEVIERVLGDLQGAFSIAMIFKGHEGMVMGARVGSPLVVGFGEGETYLASDTIALTGLTNRVTYLEEGDRVILEGGTVTFHDHKGKRVSRAPQTLVLSSTLADKGNHRHFMAKEIYEQPEAVTHTLAQFIDYETNRIELPGDVPFDFASVSKLTMVACGTAYLAALVARDWFERLARIPVEVDIASEFRYREPIMPVQKEQKGQGGIALFISQSGETADTLAALRYCREQGQKTAAIINATNSSMARDADYIFPTLAGPEIGVASTKAFTCQLGVLAALAVAAARIRGTIDEEEERVMAEELVAIPHQIADCLTLSGVIEGHAHSLSAAYSVFYIGRGICWPLALEGALKLKETSYIHAEGYAAGELKHGPIALIDEHVPTVAIAPSTMLFEKTLSNMQEIHARGGRLFVLTDEKGAGVVADIADGIIKLPEAGLLAMPILYTIPIQLLAYHAAVARGTDVDQPRNLAKSVTVE, encoded by the coding sequence ATGTGCGGCATTGTCGGCATTGCCAGCGAGGAGCCCGTAGCGCGGACGATTACGGAAGCGTTAAAGCGTCTTGAATACCGCGGATATGATTCCGCCGGTGTGGCCACTCTGATTAACGGTACGATTGAACGCCGCCGCGTCAAGGGCAAACTGGATGGATTGGTGGGTTCTCTTAATGAGTCGCCCCTGCCGGGCGAAACGGGTATCGGGCATACGCGCTGGGCAACACACGGGGCGCCCAGTGCTGAAAACGCCCACCCTCATTCCACCGGTGATGTGGCGATCGTCCATAATGGCATTATTGAGAATTATCGCGCCCTGCGTGACAGGCTAACGGATCATGGCATGCGTTTTGAAACGCCGACGGATTCAGAAGTCATCGCCGTTCTGGCCACATATTATTACAGGGATCAGGGGCTTGCTCCCCCCGAGGTGATAGAGCGGGTGTTGGGTGATCTTCAGGGCGCATTTTCTATCGCAATGATTTTTAAAGGCCATGAGGGAATGGTTATGGGGGCGCGGGTCGGTTCCCCTCTGGTGGTGGGTTTTGGTGAGGGTGAAACCTATTTGGCCTCCGATACCATTGCACTCACCGGTTTGACCAATCGTGTGACCTATCTGGAAGAAGGGGACAGGGTAATTTTAGAGGGCGGTACGGTCACGTTTCATGATCATAAGGGCAAGCGGGTTTCCCGCGCCCCTCAAACTCTTGTGCTGTCGTCAACACTTGCAGACAAGGGCAATCACCGTCATTTCATGGCGAAAGAAATTTATGAGCAGCCGGAAGCCGTCACACACACCCTTGCACAGTTCATAGACTATGAAACCAACAGAATTGAATTGCCCGGTGATGTGCCGTTTGATTTTGCCTCCGTATCCAAACTCACCATGGTGGCATGCGGAACAGCCTATCTTGCCGCATTAGTGGCCCGCGACTGGTTTGAGCGGCTGGCACGTATTCCGGTAGAGGTCGACATTGCCTCCGAGTTTCGCTACCGCGAACCAATAATGCCGGTACAAAAAGAGCAGAAGGGTCAGGGGGGCATTGCGTTATTTATCTCACAGTCCGGCGAGACGGCGGATACGTTAGCGGCTTTGCGTTATTGCCGGGAGCAAGGGCAAAAAACGGCAGCGATTATTAACGCTACTAACTCGTCCATGGCCCGTGACGCCGATTATATCTTTCCTACCTTGGCGGGTCCGGAGATTGGAGTGGCATCGACCAAGGCGTTTACATGTCAGCTGGGGGTTCTGGCCGCCTTGGCGGTAGCGGCGGCCCGCATCCGTGGCACCATAGATGAAGAGGAGGAGCGGGTTATGGCGGAAGAACTCGTCGCCATTCCTCATCAGATTGCCGATTGCCTGACGTTAAGCGGAGTAATTGAAGGGCACGCCCATAGCCTTAGTGCAGCGTATAGTGTCTTTTATATAGGTCGTGGGATCTGTTGGCCTTTGGCTCTTGAGGGTGCGCTTAAGCTGAAAGAAACTTCTTATATTCATGCGGAAGGCTACGCAGCCGGAGAGTTAAAACACGGCCCCATAGCCCTGATTGATGAACACGTTCCCACGGTGGCCATTGCGCCTTCCACAATGTTGTTTGAAAAGACGCTTTCTAATATGCAGGAGATTCATGCACGGGGCGGCCGCCTGTTCGTGCTGACGGATGAAAAGGGAGCCGGCGTCGTAGCGGATATTGCCGATGGCATAATAAAGCTCCCTGAAGCAGGTCTGTTGGCAATGCCTATATTATACACTATCCCCATTCAGCTGTTGGCGTATCATGCGGCGGTTGCCAGAGGCACGGATGTTGACCAGCCCCGCAATCTGGCTAAGTCTGTTACGGTTGAATAG
- a CDS encoding isoprenylcysteine carboxylmethyltransferase family protein, which yields MLLFAKTFVGIGFQLAFFAALMFLPIGTTGWPAAITWLAVYAFVSVLSAIYLLVVRPGAIEARMRAGRKKQTPADRLALGFMVLALMLPIIVAALDVFFWQLLPDPGPLVQAIGMVIFLTGFLIVLLAMLHNEFAAPTVHIQEDAGHVLADGGVYAYVRHPMYAGFLVIMVGTTLWLASYAATALATIMIIASTIYRIGIEEATLKEELPGYGDYMKRVKTRFLPLIY from the coding sequence ATGCTTTTATTTGCTAAAACATTTGTTGGAATCGGTTTTCAACTGGCTTTTTTCGCCGCTCTGATGTTTTTGCCTATCGGCACGACCGGCTGGCCGGCGGCTATAACCTGGCTGGCAGTTTATGCTTTTGTATCTGTTCTGTCAGCCATCTATCTTTTGGTTGTCCGTCCCGGCGCGATAGAAGCGCGTATGCGCGCTGGTCGGAAAAAGCAAACACCGGCCGATCGCCTCGCATTGGGTTTTATGGTTCTGGCACTCATGCTTCCAATCATTGTTGCGGCGCTTGATGTTTTTTTCTGGCAACTCTTACCTGACCCCGGCCCGCTGGTGCAGGCCATTGGCATGGTAATTTTCCTTACCGGTTTTCTGATCGTTTTACTGGCCATGTTGCATAATGAATTTGCCGCGCCAACGGTTCATATTCAGGAAGATGCAGGACATGTACTGGCTGATGGCGGCGTTTATGCCTATGTGCGCCACCCGATGTATGCCGGTTTTTTGGTTATCATGGTGGGTACGACATTATGGCTGGCGAGCTATGCTGCGACCGCATTGGCTACAATAATGATAATCGCCAGCACTATCTATCGCATTGGTATTGAAGAGGCGACCCTGAAAGAAGAACTGCCCGGCTATGGTGACTATATGAAACGGGTTAAGACGCGTTTCCTGCCGCTGATTTACTGA
- the cysD gene encoding sulfate adenylyltransferase subunit CysD, whose amino-acid sequence MNRLDQLESRSIYIFREAFNRIDRLAMLWSLGKDSNVMIWLARKAFFGHVPFPVMHVDTGRKFPEMYEFRDQYTKEWGLDLLREECPPIEETDPDLPPAARSAARKTEGLRRALQVHGFNALFAGIRRDEQATRAKERVFSPRGEGGQWFFKDQPPEFWDQYKTDFPPGTHIRIHPLLHWTETDIWEYTRREMIPTISLYFARDGKRYRSLGDKDITFPVASNAATLNDIIAELNTTTVAERSGRAMDHEAEDAFERLRADGYM is encoded by the coding sequence ATGAACCGGCTTGATCAGCTTGAAAGCCGTAGCATTTATATTTTCCGGGAGGCGTTCAACCGCATCGACCGGCTGGCGATGTTGTGGTCTTTGGGCAAAGACTCCAACGTCATGATATGGCTTGCGCGCAAGGCATTTTTTGGTCATGTGCCGTTTCCCGTTATGCATGTGGATACGGGACGCAAATTTCCGGAGATGTATGAGTTTAGGGATCAATACACAAAAGAGTGGGGTCTTGATCTGTTGCGTGAAGAATGCCCGCCGATTGAGGAAACCGACCCTGATTTACCCCCTGCCGCACGGTCGGCGGCACGTAAGACGGAAGGTCTTCGCCGGGCTTTGCAGGTGCATGGCTTTAACGCGTTGTTTGCAGGTATTCGCCGTGATGAGCAGGCCACCCGTGCCAAGGAACGTGTATTTAGCCCGCGAGGTGAGGGAGGCCAGTGGTTTTTCAAAGATCAGCCGCCGGAGTTTTGGGACCAATATAAGACGGATTTTCCTCCGGGCACTCATATACGTATTCATCCTCTGTTGCACTGGACGGAAACAGATATATGGGAATACACCCGCCGTGAAATGATCCCCACCATCAGTCTTTATTTTGCTAGGGACGGCAAACGCTACCGCTCGCTGGGAGATAAAGACATTACTTTTCCCGTGGCCAGTAATGCGGCCACTCTCAATGATATTATTGCAGAACTGAACACCACCACGGTTGCCGAGCGGTCCGGCCGTGCTATGGACCATGAAGCCGAAGATGCTTTTGAGCGGCTGCGTGCTGATGGTTATATGTAA
- the glmU gene encoding bifunctional UDP-N-acetylglucosamine diphosphorylase/glucosamine-1-phosphate N-acetyltransferase GlmU, which yields MERTVTFIVLAGGRASRMKTNTPKSMHAVAGKPMLGCILDMASAITTNSVKGGVPDVRSVVVMDPNAQPVIDYVQRDYPEAAVVYQKEPRGTGEAIACALPVLADQITDDVLIVFGDTPLIREQAIMSLIEARDKGAHVAVLGFDPEEPSAYGRLVTDGSGQLVRIVEARDANKEEQAITLCNGGAMAVSGEHLASLIKRLSNDNAQGEYYLTEIVSLAHQDGLSCRVVEAHEEDALGVNDRAGLAKVEAIMQNRLRARALAAGVTLEAPESVKLCCDTVLEADVIIEPHVVFGPGVRVGAGVHIRSFSHIEGAVIEAGAQIGPFARVRPGSHVASGAKLGNFVEVKNAQIETGAKISHLSYVGDARVGANANIGAGVITCNYDGVNKHHTDIGEGAFIGSNSALVAPVSIGKDAYIASGSTITNNVDEDDLAIARTRQSNKKGLAGRYKKTPESKK from the coding sequence ATGGAACGTACCGTCACATTTATCGTTCTTGCGGGTGGGCGCGCCAGCCGCATGAAGACGAACACCCCAAAATCTATGCATGCCGTTGCGGGTAAGCCCATGCTGGGGTGCATATTGGATATGGCAAGCGCTATAACAACGAACTCTGTAAAGGGTGGGGTGCCTGATGTGCGCTCCGTGGTGGTTATGGACCCCAACGCTCAACCGGTTATTGATTATGTTCAACGGGACTACCCGGAGGCCGCCGTGGTGTATCAAAAGGAACCGCGGGGAACGGGTGAGGCTATCGCGTGTGCCTTGCCGGTGTTGGCAGATCAGATAACCGATGATGTGCTGATTGTATTCGGGGATACGCCTTTAATAAGAGAGCAGGCCATCATGTCTCTTATAGAGGCTCGCGACAAGGGCGCTCATGTTGCGGTTTTGGGGTTTGACCCTGAGGAACCGTCGGCCTATGGACGGCTGGTTACGGACGGGTCGGGTCAGCTGGTGCGCATTGTAGAAGCCCGTGATGCCAATAAAGAAGAACAGGCCATTACGTTGTGCAATGGGGGAGCCATGGCCGTGTCGGGAGAGCATCTGGCATCCCTCATAAAGCGGTTGTCTAATGATAACGCTCAGGGGGAGTATTATTTAACGGAGATTGTATCCCTTGCCCATCAGGACGGGTTGTCGTGCCGGGTCGTGGAGGCTCATGAAGAAGATGCCCTCGGGGTTAATGACCGGGCCGGTTTGGCAAAGGTGGAGGCCATCATGCAAAACCGCTTGCGGGCAAGAGCCCTTGCGGCAGGGGTAACCCTGGAAGCACCGGAAAGTGTGAAACTATGCTGTGATACGGTGCTGGAGGCCGATGTCATAATAGAACCTCATGTTGTGTTCGGTCCGGGCGTCAGGGTCGGGGCGGGAGTGCATATTCGCTCGTTTAGCCATATTGAAGGGGCGGTGATTGAGGCCGGTGCGCAGATTGGACCTTTTGCGCGCGTCAGGCCCGGCTCTCATGTTGCTTCAGGAGCGAAACTCGGCAATTTCGTCGAGGTCAAGAACGCCCAAATTGAAACGGGTGCCAAAATCAGTCATTTAAGTTATGTGGGAGATGCCCGTGTCGGGGCTAACGCAAACATAGGCGCGGGAGTTATTACGTGTAATTATGACGGCGTGAACAAACATCATACTGACATAGGTGAAGGGGCTTTTATCGGCTCCAACAGCGCTCTTGTAGCCCCTGTGTCCATAGGAAAAGATGCCTACATAGCCTCCGGCAGCACTATCACCAACAATGTTGATGAAGATGATCTGGCCATTGCCCGCACACGCCAATCCAACAAGAAGGGGCTGGCGGGGCGGTATAAAAAAACACCGGAAAGCAAAAAGTAA
- a CDS encoding haloalkane dehalogenase — MKVLRTPDDRFNGLPDYNFAPHYKTVTAGEGVELRIHYLDEGPQTAPPVLLMHGEPSWCYLYRHIIPPLVAQGHRVIAPDLAGFGRSDKPTELTDYTYENHVRWMSDWLTALNLTDITFFGQDWGGLIGLRLVTAFPERFARVVVANTGLPVGTGSSPAFQQWVEFSQSVPELPIGDILQGGTVRTLSDDEKAAYHAPYPDASYMAGARRFPVLVPVTPEHDSVAENKQAWKVLESFERPLLTAFSDSDPVSAGGDKIFQEKVPGAKGQPHTTITQGGHFLQEDKPKEIADLIHRFINNG; from the coding sequence ATGAAGGTTTTACGCACCCCCGACGACCGCTTTAACGGCCTGCCGGACTATAATTTCGCTCCCCACTATAAGACCGTCACGGCCGGGGAGGGAGTAGAATTACGCATTCATTATCTGGATGAAGGGCCGCAAACTGCTCCTCCGGTTTTGCTGATGCACGGCGAACCGTCATGGTGTTATTTGTACCGCCATATTATTCCGCCGTTGGTAGCTCAGGGGCACCGGGTCATAGCACCTGATCTGGCGGGGTTCGGACGCTCCGATAAACCAACGGAGCTGACCGACTATACTTACGAAAACCATGTCCGCTGGATGTCAGACTGGCTCACCGCCCTCAACCTCACGGACATAACATTCTTCGGGCAGGACTGGGGCGGCCTCATCGGATTGCGGCTGGTCACGGCATTTCCGGAGCGCTTTGCGCGGGTGGTGGTTGCCAATACCGGGCTACCCGTCGGCACAGGCTCTTCCCCCGCTTTTCAGCAATGGGTCGAGTTCAGCCAGAGTGTTCCCGAACTGCCCATCGGCGATATTCTGCAAGGGGGAACCGTACGCACTCTCTCCGATGACGAAAAAGCAGCCTATCATGCCCCCTATCCTGACGCCTCTTACATGGCGGGCGCACGGCGCTTTCCCGTTTTGGTACCCGTAACGCCGGAGCACGACTCCGTTGCGGAAAACAAACAGGCATGGAAAGTGCTGGAGAGTTTTGAGCGTCCGTTGCTGACCGCATTCAGTGACTCTGATCCGGTTTCTGCCGGAGGTGATAAAATCTTTCAGGAGAAAGTTCCCGGTGCTAAAGGGCAACCTCACACGACGATCACTCAGGGAGGACATTTTCTTCAGGAGGATAAGCCGAAGGAAATCGCAGACCTTATTCACCGTTTTATCAATAACGGTTAA
- a CDS encoding DMT family transporter produces the protein MDTKISSVAPSANLSPYLYGMIAIVCGALMNATVKGLSACASIILITSWRYALGAVIALLAYACFRPTLPGWNAVPFHLLRGAIQITTAVTFFWAISRIPLATATALSFTGVLMIAPVARIILKEPMKPIVIGATFVGFLGALLIIIGEARLFDENATHDVLGYLAPLFSSLCYSVSVVLLRYRSRSEDSAAIAFFANTLPALYVLPVFFILPAATTEGIYPWFLLAGLFGVSFWSLTTLSYAGAPAARLAPLNYTQLIWAALIGFFLFNEAPHWQTWVGAGVIIASCLYVARRG, from the coding sequence ATGGATACAAAGATATCTTCGGTTGCCCCTTCGGCAAACCTCTCCCCCTACCTCTACGGAATGATCGCCATTGTGTGCGGCGCCCTGATGAATGCCACCGTAAAAGGCCTTTCGGCTTGCGCGAGCATCATCCTCATTACGTCGTGGCGCTATGCTCTGGGAGCCGTCATAGCCCTGCTGGCTTACGCATGCTTCCGGCCCACCTTACCGGGCTGGAATGCCGTGCCGTTTCATCTGTTGCGGGGAGCGATTCAAATTACAACAGCCGTTACATTTTTCTGGGCCATAAGCCGTATTCCTCTGGCAACCGCTACGGCGCTTAGTTTCACCGGTGTGCTGATGATTGCACCGGTGGCACGGATTATCCTTAAAGAACCCATGAAACCCATCGTCATCGGCGCAACTTTTGTCGGGTTCTTAGGCGCTCTGTTAATTATTATCGGAGAGGCACGGTTGTTTGATGAAAATGCTACTCATGACGTTCTCGGTTATCTGGCTCCTTTGTTTTCGTCATTGTGTTATTCCGTCTCCGTGGTGTTGTTGCGCTACCGCTCACGCTCGGAGGATTCCGCCGCCATTGCCTTTTTTGCCAATACCCTGCCCGCCCTTTATGTGTTGCCGGTATTCTTTATTCTCCCCGCCGCCACAACGGAGGGGATTTACCCGTGGTTCTTGCTGGCCGGACTGTTCGGGGTCAGTTTCTGGTCTCTCACAACCCTTTCCTACGCCGGAGCCCCCGCAGCACGTCTGGCGCCTCTCAACTATACCCAGCTCATCTGGGCGGCTCTTATAGGATTTTTCCTTTTCAATGAGGCTCCACACTGGCAAACTTGGGTCGGCGCAGGTGTTATCATTGCCTCCTGCCTTTACGTCGCACGACGCGGATAA
- a CDS encoding glutathione S-transferase family protein translates to MKLYIANKNYSSWSFRPWLAMRVKEIDFEELLIPFNDNGRNPKFYDFSPTGKVPALVNGDVAVWESLAILEYLTEKFPERALWPQPEKERAHARAIAHEMHGGFDALRSACPMNMRRNTGPAAMDNPKAVQRDVTRIETLWQDCLDTYGGPFLFGEFTNADAMFAPVVNRLEKYALSKHPAVTAYSATIKALPAWVEWEAAALAESRIVEADEA, encoded by the coding sequence ATGAAACTCTATATCGCCAACAAGAATTATTCTTCATGGTCGTTTCGTCCGTGGCTAGCCATGCGGGTTAAAGAAATTGACTTTGAAGAGCTTCTTATACCTTTTAACGATAATGGCAGAAACCCGAAGTTTTATGATTTTTCGCCTACGGGAAAAGTACCGGCGTTGGTCAACGGTGATGTGGCGGTTTGGGAGTCTCTGGCAATCCTTGAATATCTGACCGAGAAATTTCCCGAACGCGCCCTGTGGCCGCAACCCGAAAAGGAACGTGCTCATGCCCGGGCCATAGCCCACGAAATGCACGGCGGTTTTGACGCCCTGCGCTCGGCTTGTCCGATGAACATGCGGCGAAACACAGGCCCGGCAGCAATGGATAATCCAAAAGCCGTCCAAAGAGACGTAACCCGTATAGAAACCCTATGGCAGGATTGTCTGGATACTTACGGAGGTCCCTTTCTTTTTGGTGAGTTCACAAATGCCGATGCCATGTTTGCGCCGGTTGTTAACCGGCTTGAAAAATACGCCCTCTCCAAGCATCCCGCCGTTACGGCTTATTCCGCTACTATCAAGGCGCTCCCCGCCTGGGTTGAATGGGAAGCGGCGGCTCTGGCCGAGTCCCGGATCGTAGAAGCGGACGAAGCGTAA
- the cysC gene encoding adenylyl-sulfate kinase: MDSGSPHVDTSADPLSSGRDLMRIVIVGHVDHGKSTLIGRLFHDTGSLPEGRFESIQEMCQRRGVPFEWAFLMDAFQAERDQGITIDTSQIWFKTALRDYTIIDAPGHKEFLKNMITGAAQSDGALLVIDAEEGVQEQSRRHGYLLHLMGVRQVAVAINKMDAVGYAQEVFEKVEADYGAYLHSIGIEALHMIPVSAREGDNVAEKSKAMPWYKGPTVLEVLDNYVLPAPPVAQPLRLPVQDVYKFDKRRIIAGRIESGRIRVGDRVLFSPSNKTACVKTIEAWSARQDAVLPQEAGAGESVGITLDEQIFVERGELISEETQPPPETDVFCARLFWLGETPLTVGREYRLRIGPLEVGVSVQSIDRIIDTDDLSLKDGTQVVRNQVAEVVLRTRRIVALDEFGDNASTGRFVLVDGYDIAGGGIISMEGYADQRELITRRYTNIQRVPHAVSVEERIRRQGHEGGVLWFTGYSGAGKSTLAVQLERRLFDLGFQIYALDGDNVRHGLNANLSFSPEDRSENIRRVGEVAALFARAGILTVTAFISPYRSDRDRAREAAGKSFREVYIRADLETCAERDPKGLYRKAHAGEISDFTGVSAPYEEPQSPDLIIDTARHSVEECLDELVAYVEENFRLQKTIGDKTG, from the coding sequence ATGGATTCCGGTTCTCCCCACGTTGATACGTCCGCTGATCCGTTGTCTTCCGGCCGGGATTTAATGCGCATTGTGATTGTCGGTCATGTAGACCATGGCAAGTCCACTCTTATCGGGCGACTATTTCATGATACGGGCAGTCTGCCGGAGGGACGGTTTGAGTCCATTCAGGAGATGTGTCAACGCCGGGGTGTGCCGTTCGAATGGGCCTTTTTGATGGATGCCTTTCAGGCCGAGCGCGATCAGGGGATTACCATTGATACAAGTCAGATCTGGTTCAAGACGGCTCTGCGGGATTACACGATCATTGATGCACCGGGGCATAAGGAGTTTTTGAAAAACATGATAACCGGTGCGGCTCAATCCGACGGGGCGCTATTGGTTATTGATGCCGAGGAAGGCGTGCAGGAGCAATCCCGCCGCCATGGCTATTTACTGCATCTTATGGGCGTACGGCAGGTAGCGGTTGCCATCAATAAAATGGATGCGGTTGGTTACGCTCAGGAAGTTTTTGAAAAAGTTGAGGCCGACTATGGCGCTTATTTGCATTCTATCGGTATTGAGGCGTTGCACATGATTCCCGTTTCCGCACGGGAGGGAGACAATGTTGCTGAGAAATCTAAAGCCATGCCCTGGTATAAGGGGCCGACGGTTTTGGAAGTGCTTGATAATTATGTTTTGCCTGCTCCGCCGGTAGCACAACCCTTAAGGCTGCCGGTGCAGGATGTTTATAAGTTTGATAAACGCCGCATCATCGCGGGCCGTATTGAATCCGGACGTATACGGGTGGGGGACAGGGTTTTATTTTCTCCGTCTAACAAAACGGCTTGTGTAAAAACCATAGAGGCGTGGTCTGCGCGTCAGGATGCGGTGTTGCCTCAGGAGGCCGGTGCAGGGGAGTCGGTAGGAATTACCCTTGACGAGCAAATTTTTGTTGAGCGCGGGGAGTTAATTAGCGAAGAGACACAGCCGCCTCCGGAGACGGACGTATTTTGCGCGCGCCTGTTTTGGTTAGGAGAGACTCCTCTTACCGTCGGGCGGGAATACCGCCTCAGGATCGGGCCACTTGAGGTGGGGGTCAGTGTTCAGAGCATTGACAGAATTATTGATACGGATGATTTATCTCTGAAAGACGGAACGCAGGTCGTCCGTAATCAGGTCGCAGAGGTTGTATTGCGCACACGGCGCATTGTCGCTCTTGACGAGTTTGGCGATAATGCTTCAACGGGGCGGTTTGTTCTTGTTGACGGATATGACATTGCAGGCGGTGGTATCATCTCTATGGAGGGGTATGCTGACCAGCGTGAATTGATAACCCGGCGCTATACTAACATTCAGCGCGTGCCTCATGCGGTTTCCGTTGAAGAGCGTATCCGCAGACAGGGTCACGAAGGGGGCGTGTTATGGTTTACGGGATATTCCGGAGCGGGTAAATCTACATTGGCGGTTCAGCTGGAGCGGCGTCTTTTCGATCTGGGCTTTCAGATCTATGCCCTTGACGGGGATAATGTGCGCCACGGCCTGAATGCCAATCTGAGTTTTTCTCCGGAAGACCGTTCGGAGAACATTCGCCGTGTCGGAGAGGTGGCCGCCTTGTTTGCCCGTGCCGGTATCCTGACGGTTACGGCATTTATCTCGCCATACCGCTCAGACAGGGATAGGGCGCGGGAGGCTGCGGGAAAAAGTTTTCGGGAGGTTTATATCCGCGCCGACCTTGAGACCTGTGCCGAACGTGACCCTAAAGGGTTATACCGCAAGGCTCATGCCGGAGAGATTAGTGACTTCACCGGCGTATCGGCACCTTATGAAGAACCGCAATCACCGGACTTGATTATTGATACGGCCCGACATTCCGTTGAGGAGTGTCTGGATGAGTTGGTGGCTTATGTGGAAGAAAATTTCCGCCTGCAAAAGACCATAGGTGATAAGACTGGCTAG